From a single Cyclobacterium marinum DSM 745 genomic region:
- a CDS encoding SusD/RagB family nutrient-binding outer membrane lipoprotein, translated as MIKISKIAMGLSVAALSLGACTENFEELNTRPDALVADNLDKNLLGNAFANAQARAMYLAPGGGTSGFQTAQSLFGDLYSQYFATTQVNFDSDRYTQVGSWSNGAWNYFYGQAAPVIQFVEEFSEENDLPIENAMVKVWKVAGYHRITDYWGPIIYSNFGNGETSVAYDPQEDIYKDFFTTLDEAVAVLKANSGESAFVGHDQMFGGSVDKWLTFANTLRLRLAMRIRFVEPALAKTEAEKAVSDGVMETNDDSAEILTTINSRNPYWIITNWGEYRMSALMESVMVGYDDPRTGVFFSETVDYQNTGEGEPYQGLRNGLSREELGTPDLNNLNSDMGVIFLNEGRGGSAAGEPWRVLSAAEAQFLLAEGAAIGWAMGGTAQEFYEKGITLSLTESRVGATPEMIEAYINSENTPSDVSYSYKPEWNIAANSDIPVKFLAGGTLEKQLEQIGTQKWIAIYPDGWEAWAELRRTNFPIPYPRLNSDNQDVAADEVIARLIFASGEYSNNLAAVEAAEQFDELVSRGGNKNNTKLWWDAKED; from the coding sequence ATGATAAAAATTTCTAAAATTGCAATGGGTTTATCCGTCGCAGCACTATCTCTTGGTGCATGTACGGAAAACTTTGAAGAGTTGAATACCCGACCAGATGCGCTTGTTGCAGACAATTTGGACAAAAACTTATTGGGTAATGCATTTGCAAATGCACAAGCTCGTGCCATGTACCTAGCTCCGGGAGGAGGTACTTCGGGATTTCAGACTGCCCAAAGTTTATTCGGTGACTTGTACTCTCAGTACTTTGCCACTACTCAGGTAAACTTTGACTCTGATCGTTATACACAAGTAGGTTCTTGGTCCAATGGTGCTTGGAATTACTTCTATGGACAAGCAGCACCGGTTATCCAATTTGTTGAAGAGTTCTCTGAAGAGAATGACCTTCCAATCGAAAATGCGATGGTTAAGGTTTGGAAAGTAGCCGGATACCATAGAATTACTGATTATTGGGGTCCAATTATTTATTCTAACTTTGGCAATGGTGAAACTAGTGTGGCTTATGATCCACAAGAAGATATCTACAAAGATTTCTTTACCACGCTTGATGAAGCAGTAGCTGTATTGAAGGCAAATTCCGGTGAAAGTGCTTTTGTTGGTCATGACCAAATGTTCGGTGGTTCTGTAGACAAATGGCTGACATTTGCCAATACACTTAGGTTGAGGCTAGCCATGAGAATAAGGTTCGTAGAGCCTGCTCTAGCCAAAACTGAAGCAGAGAAGGCAGTTTCAGATGGTGTAATGGAAACCAATGACGATAGTGCTGAAATTCTTACAACCATTAACTCTCGAAATCCTTATTGGATCATTACCAACTGGGGTGAGTACAGGATGAGTGCTTTGATGGAAAGTGTAATGGTAGGTTATGACGATCCTAGAACCGGAGTGTTTTTCAGCGAAACCGTTGATTATCAGAACACTGGCGAAGGAGAGCCTTACCAAGGTCTAAGAAATGGACTTTCTAGAGAAGAATTGGGAACGCCTGATTTGAACAATCTAAATTCAGATATGGGTGTTATTTTCCTAAATGAAGGTAGAGGAGGAAGTGCAGCCGGAGAACCTTGGAGAGTATTGAGTGCTGCTGAAGCTCAGTTTTTGTTAGCTGAAGGTGCTGCTATTGGTTGGGCCATGGGCGGAACTGCTCAAGAGTTTTATGAGAAAGGAATCACCTTATCTCTAACAGAATCTAGGGTGGGTGCAACTCCTGAAATGATTGAAGCTTATATCAATAGCGAGAATACGCCAAGTGATGTATCTTATTCTTATAAACCAGAATGGAACATTGCAGCAAATTCTGATATCCCGGTTAAATTTTTGGCAGGGGGTACTTTAGAAAAACAATTGGAACAAATCGGTACGCAAAAGTGGATTGCTATCTATCCTGACGGATGGGAAGCATGGGCTGAGTTGAGAAGAACAAATTTCCCTATTCCTTATCCTCGTTTGAATTCTGATAACCAAGATGTAGCTGCTGATGAAGTAATTGCTAGATTGATCTTTGCTTCCGGTGAATATTCGAATAACCTTGCTGCTGTTGAAGCTGCTGAACAGTTTGATGAATTAGTTAGCCGTGGCGGAAACAAGAATAACACCAAACTTTGGTGGGATGCTAAAGAAGATTAA
- a CDS encoding RidA family protein, translated as MKTMKRRNTIKKLFASLAGVAGISAVAKANTAESTNIEKEAFNVVEDQNVPLFSGSTKLGNTVFVAGKGAHFDGDIKAHTDHVLKELEKELVKAGSSMEKVLKVNVYLHDLADYKGMNEVYKGRFGSKPPVRTTVATYGGVPGDSLVEMDCIAYI; from the coding sequence ATGAAAACAATGAAAAGAAGAAATACGATTAAAAAATTATTTGCCTCTCTAGCAGGTGTAGCCGGAATAAGCGCAGTAGCTAAAGCAAATACCGCTGAATCTACCAATATAGAAAAAGAAGCATTCAACGTTGTTGAAGATCAAAATGTACCTTTATTTTCCGGTTCAACAAAACTTGGAAATACTGTTTTTGTAGCAGGAAAAGGAGCTCACTTTGACGGAGATATCAAAGCACATACCGACCATGTCTTGAAAGAATTGGAAAAAGAATTAGTAAAGGCTGGTAGCTCTATGGAAAAAGTTCTTAAAGTAAATGTATACCTTCATGACCTTGCCGATTACAAAGGTATGAATGAAGTTTATAAAGGAAGATTTGGAAGTAAACCACCGGTTAGAACAACCGTTGCTACCTATGGTGGAGTACCAGGAGACTCTCTAGTGGAAATGGATTGTATTGCGTACATTTAA
- a CDS encoding PAS domain-containing sensor histidine kinase has translation MSAYEEENLRWSEVLVSCDVGAWELDPTSLILRFSPSGQKILGIELAKFETFSHFAEYFAEPYKAPIQKIFNRLIKEKVGFDEFFKLKNDTCIRLKGKFLSKNGRLRFIGTVERTETIEKTSVVAPSSAHYYGNLFEINPMPIIIWDCDTQKIIDGNREAILKYGYTKEALLELSIMDIIPKEDINLNNCFTGAEIVGTEVQQRICQHFTKSGESFFAKMQSKPLLIDGKSCVMELITDFTSQLEAEEQLLDSVQELSDYRFALDESCLVLILDENKKIDYLNRKFLDISGYQAAEISGKSPVVIYEENQALKDCLAAVSQGKMWRGELKGIKKKRGVFWIDTVITPFKDNSGKTYQYIWVGYDVTEKHKADESLFKERFLLRSIIDNLPIQIYVKDIMGRHIINNKTQYRDFLGAETEEETLRKTVFDYFPYEVAKKMTVIDRHVIIEGQSVKNLEESYTNANGQLRWFLTSKVALKNASNKIVGLVGMTRDVTDRKEEEAVLQNLNTELTKKAKALEQSNQELEQFAYIASHDLQEPLRMITGFVSLLEKKYSSKLDEKGIQYMHFVVDGATRMRNIIMDLLTYSRVGREGEKLKETDIGEIISNALNLQKTLIDQKGANISVGPMPKLKVPVSPLNQVFLNLINNSLKYQLEGATPRIKISAKERKDSWEFSVKDNGIGIPPKSQDKVFILFSRLHANSKYSGTGIGLAMCKKIIENLGGHIYFKSKENEGSTFYFTVPKEIF, from the coding sequence ATGTCAGCTTATGAGGAAGAGAATCTAAGATGGTCTGAAGTATTGGTATCCTGTGATGTCGGTGCTTGGGAACTTGACCCTACCAGTCTAATCTTGAGATTTTCTCCCTCTGGGCAAAAAATTCTCGGCATAGAATTGGCCAAATTTGAGACCTTTTCTCACTTTGCAGAATACTTTGCGGAACCTTACAAAGCTCCTATTCAGAAGATTTTTAATAGGCTAATAAAGGAGAAGGTCGGGTTTGATGAATTTTTTAAACTTAAGAATGACACCTGCATTAGGCTTAAAGGAAAGTTCTTAAGCAAGAATGGCAGGTTGCGGTTTATTGGCACAGTTGAGCGCACTGAGACAATTGAAAAGACATCAGTGGTTGCTCCTTCTTCTGCCCATTATTATGGCAACTTATTTGAAATTAACCCGATGCCCATCATCATTTGGGATTGTGACACGCAAAAAATAATTGATGGCAATCGCGAAGCTATTTTGAAATACGGCTATACCAAGGAAGCCTTATTGGAATTGTCGATCATGGATATTATTCCAAAAGAAGACATTAACTTAAACAATTGTTTCACTGGGGCGGAGATAGTAGGAACGGAGGTTCAACAAAGAATATGTCAGCATTTTACAAAATCAGGAGAAAGTTTTTTTGCAAAAATGCAAAGCAAGCCTCTGTTGATTGATGGTAAATCTTGTGTGATGGAGCTAATAACAGATTTTACAAGTCAGCTCGAAGCCGAAGAACAGCTTTTGGATAGTGTACAAGAACTTTCTGATTATAGGTTTGCTTTAGACGAATCCTGTTTGGTGCTTATTCTAGACGAAAATAAAAAGATAGATTACCTTAATAGGAAATTTTTAGACATTTCAGGATATCAAGCGGCGGAAATATCAGGAAAATCCCCTGTGGTTATTTATGAGGAAAACCAGGCATTAAAAGATTGTTTGGCAGCAGTTTCGCAGGGGAAAATGTGGAGAGGAGAGCTCAAAGGAATTAAAAAAAAACGTGGTGTATTTTGGATTGATACAGTGATAACTCCCTTTAAGGATAATTCAGGTAAAACTTATCAATACATTTGGGTAGGCTATGACGTTACGGAAAAACATAAAGCGGATGAATCTCTATTTAAAGAGCGATTTCTATTGAGATCAATCATTGATAATTTGCCGATTCAAATATATGTTAAAGACATTATGGGCAGGCATATTATTAACAATAAAACCCAATACCGAGATTTTTTGGGCGCAGAAACTGAGGAAGAAACCTTAAGAAAGACCGTTTTCGATTACTTCCCCTACGAGGTAGCCAAAAAGATGACTGTAATTGATCGCCATGTGATTATTGAGGGTCAATCGGTAAAAAACCTTGAGGAATCCTATACTAATGCAAATGGTCAATTGAGGTGGTTTCTTACAAGCAAGGTTGCCCTTAAAAATGCTTCCAATAAAATTGTAGGTTTGGTAGGAATGACCAGAGATGTCACCGATAGAAAAGAGGAGGAAGCTGTTTTACAGAATCTGAATACTGAACTTACCAAAAAAGCAAAAGCGCTAGAGCAGTCCAATCAAGAACTTGAACAGTTTGCTTATATTGCCTCCCATGATTTGCAAGAACCATTGCGAATGATCACCGGATTCGTAAGTTTATTGGAAAAGAAGTATTCTTCAAAATTGGATGAGAAAGGAATCCAATACATGCACTTTGTGGTAGATGGGGCCACCCGAATGAGAAACATTATTATGGATTTACTTACCTATTCCAGGGTAGGTAGAGAAGGAGAAAAGCTAAAAGAAACAGATATTGGAGAAATAATATCCAATGCATTGAATCTCCAGAAAACCTTGATTGACCAAAAAGGCGCTAATATATCTGTTGGCCCTATGCCGAAATTGAAGGTACCGGTGTCTCCCTTAAATCAAGTTTTCCTTAATTTGATAAACAATTCATTAAAGTATCAACTCGAAGGTGCTACTCCTAGGATAAAAATCTCCGCCAAAGAAAGAAAAGATAGTTGGGAATTTTCCGTAAAGGACAATGGAATAGGGATTCCTCCAAAATCTCAAGACAAGGTTTTTATCTTATTTTCAAGGCTTCATGCCAATAGTAAATATTCAGGAACAGGCATAGGTTTAGCGATGTGCAAAAAAATTATTGAAAATTTGGGGGGACATATTTATTTCAAATCAAAGGAAAATGAAGGATCTACCTTTTATTTTACTGTGCCAAAAGAAATTTTTTAA
- a CDS encoding SMP-30/gluconolactonase/LRE family protein, producing MIKSIINRMSLLALLMAMGACSSKSSKTESKEMETEENLYVSQPFTSKSEFTGGIEGPAVDKEGNLYVVNFGKEGTIGKVTPDGKASLFVTLPEGSTGNGIRFNSKGEMLIADYTGHNVLKVDMQSLEISVYAHHDDLNQPNDIAIMDNDIVFASDPNWKESTGQIWRVGLDGQFVLLEADMGTTNGIEVSPDNRTLYVNESVQRTVWAYDLSETGEISNKRLIHTFEDFGMDGMRVDIDGDLYVTRHGKGTVVKLSPEGEFLKEIKMSGDKPSNIAFGGEDGKTAYVTLQDNGNIDSFLVEKPGRAFKK from the coding sequence ATGATAAAAAGTATTATTAATCGTATGTCCCTTTTGGCTTTATTGATGGCTATGGGGGCCTGCTCATCAAAATCATCCAAAACTGAAAGTAAGGAAATGGAAACAGAAGAAAACTTGTATGTAAGTCAGCCATTTACAAGCAAAAGTGAATTTACAGGTGGCATTGAGGGGCCGGCGGTAGATAAAGAAGGAAATCTTTATGTTGTGAATTTTGGAAAAGAAGGAACCATTGGCAAAGTTACTCCCGATGGCAAGGCTTCTCTTTTTGTTACACTTCCTGAAGGGAGTACCGGAAATGGTATTCGATTCAATAGCAAAGGTGAAATGTTGATTGCGGATTATACAGGTCATAATGTACTAAAGGTAGACATGCAATCCTTGGAAATTTCCGTTTATGCGCATCATGATGATTTAAATCAACCCAATGACATTGCCATTATGGACAATGATATCGTGTTTGCTAGCGATCCCAATTGGAAAGAAAGTACCGGCCAAATATGGCGAGTTGGGCTTGATGGACAATTTGTTCTTTTAGAAGCGGATATGGGTACTACAAATGGAATTGAAGTTAGCCCTGATAACAGGACTTTGTATGTTAATGAATCTGTCCAGCGAACCGTTTGGGCTTATGATTTAAGTGAAACCGGAGAGATATCAAACAAAAGGTTGATCCATACCTTTGAAGATTTTGGCATGGATGGCATGCGCGTAGACATAGATGGAGACCTTTATGTTACCAGACATGGGAAGGGTACTGTGGTGAAATTATCCCCTGAAGGGGAATTTCTCAAAGAGATTAAAATGTCCGGAGACAAGCCTTCAAATATAGCTTTTGGAGGAGAGGACGGTAAAACAGCGTATGTAACATTGCAAGACAATGGTAATATTGATTCTTTTCTGGTTGAAAAGCCCGGGAGAGCGTTTAAGAAATAA
- a CDS encoding VCBS repeat-containing protein translates to MKINTKPLIILFLLGNFFSCQQEDSNALFTKVSSSSSGISFKNLVKESDAFNVLTYGYFYQGGGVAVGDINNDGLPDIYFTGNMMASKLYLNKGNFEFEDITAQAGVEASGLWNTGTTMADVNGDGLIDIYVCRSAANNPTNRKNQLYINQGDLTFKEDASTYGLDDPGYSTQASFFDYDNDGDLDMFLLNHSTQEYAGFSRIDGSFKTRKGDFLGDRLYRNDDGQFVDVTQESGIIDNVLGFGLAVTVSDYNNDGWLDIYVSNDYNEEDYLYYNQQDGTFKEDLRNHMGHVSLFSMGADAADMNNDLLPDLLTMDMMPEFNFNQKAILGPENYNKYSELLDKGFYPQSMRNMFHLNQGDGNFIETAQYSGIAHTDWSWAVLAADFDNDGWKDIFISNGYARNYLDMDFMNYVVSERIKANQTGKEEALMQLIDKMPPIYVQNYLYHNQGDARFQNKASEWGLEDETVSNAAAYADLDGDGDLDLIVCHTNDPVSIYRNNTEKLTKNSFLKVKLKGDGLNTKGIGAKVLLFSNGEQFHQELMPTRGYQSSVDQELVFGLGENITIDSLQVYWPTGEFQVVTNVPINQSIELIQKDAQIAKTTVDQSVKFFEEVPGALGIDFVHKETRFLDFTQDRLMPNSMGALGPKLAIADINGDQLEDIYIGGGKDQAAKLYIQNGQGRFSLSNQAAFEADKGFTDTDAIWLDANGDGSLDLYVVSGGIDFPKDSEMYQDRLYINDGNGNFSRNSGALPLMPISGGTVASTDFTGDGFPDLFVGGRYLPGNYPEAPRSYLLANDGKGNFTDVTEYYNANLMAPGMVSDACFIDSNGDGKEELIIAGEWMGIQFYTLEGETFVASQQELTEATKGWWLSLYPTDIDGDGDLDLLAGNYGENIVYQASSAQPMQVVFKDFDNNGRTDPIFSYYKSDTSSFAFSRDEIIGQLPKMKSKYTDYKSFAQASLADIFSLLDLSGADTLQADMLSSILLINDGKGNFISEKLPVEFQLSPLYAMSNTNLPTSDQPILLTGGNVSKTRVSTGKLDANPGFVFNIEEKSLDLNLVPVQETGLFFQGDVRDIQTLEIKGEIFAIYAFNDSSLRIFKL, encoded by the coding sequence ATGAAAATCAATACCAAACCTCTGATCATTCTTTTTTTGCTGGGAAACTTCTTTTCCTGCCAACAGGAAGACTCCAATGCTTTGTTTACCAAGGTTTCTTCCTCCTCATCAGGGATTTCGTTTAAAAATCTGGTTAAAGAATCTGATGCTTTCAATGTGCTTACTTACGGGTATTTTTACCAAGGAGGCGGTGTAGCTGTTGGAGATATTAACAATGATGGCTTGCCGGATATTTACTTTACAGGTAATATGATGGCTAGTAAACTCTATTTAAACAAAGGAAATTTTGAGTTTGAAGACATTACTGCCCAAGCCGGAGTAGAAGCTTCAGGTTTATGGAATACAGGCACTACCATGGCCGATGTAAATGGGGACGGTCTTATAGATATATATGTATGTAGGTCAGCAGCCAACAACCCTACCAATAGAAAAAATCAATTGTACATCAATCAAGGTGACCTTACCTTTAAAGAGGATGCTTCAACATACGGCTTGGATGACCCGGGATATTCCACCCAAGCCTCTTTTTTTGATTATGACAATGATGGAGATCTCGACATGTTCTTGCTTAACCACAGTACCCAAGAGTATGCGGGTTTTAGTAGAATAGATGGTTCTTTTAAAACTAGAAAAGGAGATTTTTTAGGTGACCGATTGTATAGAAATGATGATGGTCAATTTGTGGATGTTACCCAAGAAAGTGGAATTATTGATAATGTTTTGGGTTTTGGCTTAGCCGTTACAGTGAGTGATTACAACAATGATGGTTGGCTGGATATTTATGTGAGTAATGATTATAATGAGGAAGATTACCTTTATTATAATCAGCAAGATGGAACCTTCAAGGAAGACCTTAGAAATCATATGGGTCACGTGTCCTTGTTTTCTATGGGAGCAGATGCGGCAGATATGAACAATGACCTTTTGCCTGATTTGCTTACCATGGACATGATGCCAGAATTTAATTTTAATCAAAAAGCCATCTTAGGCCCCGAAAATTATAACAAATACAGTGAGCTATTGGATAAAGGATTTTATCCTCAAAGTATGCGCAATATGTTTCACTTGAACCAAGGAGATGGGAACTTTATAGAAACCGCACAATACAGTGGGATAGCCCATACCGATTGGAGCTGGGCGGTATTGGCCGCAGATTTTGACAATGATGGATGGAAGGATATTTTTATTAGTAATGGTTATGCTCGTAACTACTTGGACATGGATTTTATGAATTATGTAGTGAGCGAACGTATTAAGGCCAACCAAACAGGTAAGGAAGAAGCTTTAATGCAACTTATAGATAAAATGCCCCCTATTTATGTCCAAAATTACCTTTACCATAATCAAGGGGACGCAAGGTTTCAAAATAAAGCCAGTGAATGGGGTTTAGAAGATGAGACCGTTTCCAATGCGGCGGCCTATGCCGACTTGGATGGGGATGGAGATCTTGACCTTATTGTTTGCCATACCAACGACCCTGTGTCTATATATAGAAATAATACTGAGAAGTTAACCAAAAATTCTTTTCTTAAAGTAAAACTAAAGGGGGATGGTTTAAATACCAAAGGTATTGGTGCCAAGGTATTACTATTTTCAAATGGTGAACAATTTCACCAAGAATTAATGCCTACACGGGGCTACCAATCTTCTGTAGATCAGGAATTGGTGTTTGGTTTGGGAGAAAATATTACCATAGATAGTTTGCAGGTATATTGGCCAACAGGAGAGTTTCAGGTAGTTACTAATGTCCCTATCAATCAAAGTATCGAATTGATTCAAAAAGATGCTCAAATTGCGAAAACTACCGTTGATCAATCGGTTAAATTTTTTGAAGAAGTGCCTGGGGCACTAGGAATTGATTTTGTGCATAAGGAAACCAGATTTTTAGATTTCACTCAAGATAGATTAATGCCCAACTCCATGGGGGCGCTCGGACCCAAGTTGGCCATTGCAGATATAAATGGCGATCAATTGGAGGACATATACATTGGTGGTGGAAAGGACCAGGCGGCAAAATTATATATTCAGAATGGTCAAGGGCGTTTTTCTTTGAGTAATCAAGCGGCATTTGAAGCAGACAAGGGATTTACGGATACAGATGCTATTTGGTTGGATGCCAATGGAGATGGTAGTCTTGACCTTTATGTGGTAAGTGGTGGCATAGATTTCCCCAAGGATAGTGAGATGTATCAAGATAGGTTGTACATCAACGATGGTAATGGGAATTTTAGTAGAAATAGTGGAGCACTTCCATTAATGCCGATAAGTGGAGGAACTGTGGCAAGCACAGATTTTACAGGTGATGGCTTTCCGGATTTATTTGTGGGAGGGCGTTACCTGCCCGGAAATTACCCTGAGGCACCTAGAAGTTATCTATTAGCCAATGATGGAAAGGGAAATTTTACAGATGTTACCGAATATTATAATGCTAATTTAATGGCTCCCGGTATGGTGAGTGATGCATGTTTTATTGATTCTAATGGTGATGGGAAAGAGGAGTTGATTATTGCCGGAGAATGGATGGGGATTCAGTTTTACACCTTGGAGGGGGAGACATTTGTAGCCTCTCAGCAGGAATTAACGGAAGCAACCAAAGGTTGGTGGTTGAGTTTGTATCCCACAGATATTGATGGTGATGGAGATTTAGACCTATTGGCTGGTAATTATGGTGAAAACATTGTTTATCAGGCCAGTTCAGCTCAACCCATGCAAGTTGTATTTAAGGATTTTGATAACAATGGAAGAACCGATCCGATTTTTAGCTACTATAAGTCAGATACAAGTTCTTTTGCTTTCAGTAGAGATGAAATTATTGGGCAATTACCAAAAATGAAAAGTAAATACACGGATTATAAGTCATTTGCCCAAGCCAGTCTGGCAGACATCTTTAGCCTTTTGGATCTAAGCGGTGCAGATACTTTGCAAGCAGATATGTTGTCCTCCATTCTATTGATAAATGATGGGAAAGGCAATTTTATTTCTGAAAAATTGCCTGTTGAGTTTCAATTGTCTCCATTGTATGCAATGAGCAATACCAATTTACCAACAAGTGATCAACCAATTTTACTGACCGGAGGAAATGTTAGCAAAACCCGTGTAAGTACAGGTAAATTGGATGCCAATCCCGGATTTGTTTTTAATATTGAGGAGAAAAGCCTGGATTTAAATCTTGTTCCTGTCCAGGAGACAGGCTTATTCTTTCAAGGAGATGTTAGAGATATTCAAACTTTGGAAATCAAAGGAGAAATCTTTGCCATTTACGCATTTAATGATTCGTCCCTTAGAATATTTAAACTTTAA
- a CDS encoding bile acid:sodium symporter family protein, with protein sequence MKKQVLFRSILLLAILLLLIYLYLIFSGIHEPSGPFLIGFMVLLGIAFSINNKLKGYTYTIMIFCSATIALYFPLPFISYKGYALSQLITPLIQFIMFGMGTAMSVKDFIQIGKNPKGVFIGLVCQLSLMPLSGWAIAHFSGLPVEIAAGIILVGCSPSGVASNVISYLAKANLALSITITALSTLLAPFATPFLMKWLAGSMIEINVGVMMWSIVKMVIIPIGAGLLINHLFRNKIAFLQKVMPTLSMAVVAIVIVLITASGRDNLLDIGFILLGLVLLHNIAGYLLGYTASKTLGLDERDSRTIALEVGLQNGGMAGALAKEMGKLATLGLAPAVFSIIMNISGSILASYWHKNEPK encoded by the coding sequence TTGAAAAAGCAAGTTCTTTTTCGTTCAATATTGCTATTGGCAATATTGCTTCTATTAATATATCTCTACCTGATCTTTTCAGGAATTCATGAACCTTCAGGACCTTTCCTGATCGGGTTCATGGTATTATTAGGTATAGCCTTCTCAATCAACAATAAATTGAAAGGCTATACCTATACAATAATGATTTTTTGCTCGGCCACCATTGCCTTGTACTTTCCATTGCCTTTTATTTCTTATAAAGGTTATGCCCTCAGTCAACTAATCACACCACTGATTCAATTCATCATGTTTGGCATGGGAACAGCCATGTCTGTGAAAGATTTTATCCAAATCGGCAAAAACCCAAAAGGAGTGTTTATTGGTTTAGTTTGTCAGCTAAGTCTTATGCCTTTGTCAGGATGGGCCATTGCTCATTTCAGTGGCTTACCAGTGGAAATTGCCGCAGGAATAATCTTGGTAGGCTGCTCTCCTAGTGGAGTAGCATCCAATGTAATCAGCTATCTGGCCAAAGCAAACCTGGCCTTGTCAATTACCATTACAGCGTTATCAACCTTGTTGGCCCCATTTGCTACCCCATTTTTAATGAAGTGGTTGGCAGGTTCAATGATAGAAATTAATGTAGGTGTGATGATGTGGAGTATTGTAAAAATGGTCATTATTCCAATAGGAGCCGGTTTATTGATCAATCATCTCTTTAGAAATAAAATCGCTTTTCTTCAAAAAGTGATGCCAACCCTATCGATGGCAGTAGTGGCCATAGTCATCGTCCTTATTACGGCATCAGGTCGTGACAACCTCTTGGATATTGGCTTTATTCTACTTGGGTTGGTACTCCTCCATAATATAGCCGGCTATCTTTTAGGATATACTGCAAGTAAAACTTTGGGACTCGATGAAAGAGATTCCCGAACCATTGCCTTAGAAGTAGGGCTTCAAAATGGAGGAATGGCAGGAGCGCTTGCTAAGGAAATGGGCAAATTGGCCACCTTGGGTTTAGCACCTGCAGTCTTTAGCATCATAATGAATATATCAGGATCAATACTTGCCTCCTACTGGCACAAAAACGAGCCTAAATAA
- a CDS encoding bile acid:sodium symporter family protein translates to MIFKYFIGAGLLCLLLALIFIIPGNIESAAIPLISFFVLLGIGFRGFEKLKGFTYTTMIFAGVTAAMYYPEYFVEYKGYAYSNLITPLIQIIMFGMGTSMAFKDFAGVIKMPKGVFIGLLSQFTIMPITGFILASLSSFPPEIAAGLILIGCSPSGLASNVMSYLAKANLALSITITAISTLLAPFLTPLLMKLLAGQFVEINVLDMMWSIIKMVIIPIGAGLIFNKLFSGKAKWLDDAMPVVSMAGIGIIIVVITAAGRDSLLDIGGLLIILVFVHNVMGYNLGFWISKGLGLNERDARTVALEVGMQNGGLASGLAKEMGKLATIGLAPAVFGPLMNITGSVLASYWHRKPPKE, encoded by the coding sequence ATGATTTTCAAATACTTTATAGGAGCAGGCCTTTTGTGCCTGCTCTTAGCTTTAATATTTATTATCCCAGGCAATATTGAAAGTGCTGCCATTCCGCTAATATCGTTTTTTGTGCTTTTAGGCATAGGTTTTCGAGGTTTCGAAAAACTAAAAGGCTTTACTTACACTACCATGATATTTGCAGGTGTAACTGCAGCCATGTACTATCCGGAGTATTTTGTAGAATACAAAGGTTATGCTTATAGCAACTTGATCACCCCCCTAATCCAAATCATTATGTTTGGTATGGGAACATCAATGGCTTTTAAGGATTTTGCAGGAGTAATAAAAATGCCAAAAGGTGTATTTATTGGCCTATTGAGCCAATTCACCATAATGCCTATCACAGGATTTATTTTGGCAAGCCTTAGTAGTTTCCCTCCGGAGATTGCAGCCGGATTAATTTTAATTGGTTGTTCTCCAAGTGGTCTAGCTTCCAATGTAATGAGCTATTTGGCCAAAGCCAATTTGGCCTTATCCATCACAATTACAGCTATATCTACACTACTGGCTCCCTTTCTTACGCCATTATTAATGAAACTATTGGCCGGACAGTTTGTAGAAATCAATGTTTTGGACATGATGTGGAGTATAATCAAAATGGTCATCATCCCTATTGGTGCTGGTCTTATATTCAATAAGTTATTTTCCGGCAAAGCAAAATGGCTTGACGATGCCATGCCTGTGGTATCTATGGCAGGCATAGGAATAATAATCGTAGTCATAACTGCAGCTGGAAGAGACAGTTTACTGGATATAGGAGGTTTACTTATCATCCTCGTATTTGTTCATAACGTCATGGGCTACAACCTTGGCTTCTGGATCAGTAAAGGCTTAGGGCTTAATGAAAGAGATGCAAGAACAGTAGCACTTGAGGTAGGCATGCAAAATGGAGGCCTGGCCTCTGGCTTGGCCAAAGAAATGGGGAAATTAGCCACCATAGGCTTGGCACCTGCAGTATTTGGTCCTTTGATGAATATTACCGGATCTGTACTGGCCTCTTACTGGCATAGAAAACCACCAAAAGAATAG